In one Sphingomonas hankookensis genomic region, the following are encoded:
- a CDS encoding PAS domain-containing protein produces MTTHGSDAKSPSLVDALSLMPDLTRATDWASTPLGPVDHWPQSLRTAVDMMLGSGHAMCIAWGKDRTLLYNDAYVPILGGRHPQAIGMPMAEVWPDVWGEIEPLVDRTFAGETCTFEDLPLLMTRNGYAEDTWWSFSYSPIHDEQGRVAGLLNVTLETTGRVLVERQRDAAIADLRASEARYRAIFENIDAGFCISEVKFDATGAPVDHRVVEANPAFERHTGLTDAVGRWANEIAPGIEQHWHDAYGHVAKTGKPVRFEGEAKPLGRWYDAHLFPVADGRVAMLIADTTERRRTEDAVARNEAKWRTIFETLREGFILGELVRDETGRVVDWRYDKVNNAWYDLVGIERGCAVGRTIREVFPGIEDAWVFEPVTAVETGEPVRFTRQVGTLGRWYDGVMQHAGDDHFTIIFTEVTDRVLRERRQAALIRLSDRLLDEEPTEDLGPLASAVLGETLGVELVGYGDIDPVAETITVERDWTAEPALSLSGTLRLRDYGSFIDDLKAGETVVVRDCRSDARTRDQAAAMEARGARAFVNIPMMQQGVCVAMLYVSTASPRDWTSDEVQFVRDVAYRVHVAIEQRRARAQEALLNGELAHRVKNTLSVVQAIANATLARTASDAAATEFGNRMKALASAHDVLLARSWSAAGFRQIAEAALASFDTARITISGPEVRIGSRTAMSLSLLLHELSTNAAKHGALSVPDGRVTLSWTISRSDDVEILDMRWAERGGPPAIEPSHRGFGSRIIRMGLTGSGGVKLHYDTEGLTADMSAPLHQIIQG; encoded by the coding sequence GTGACGACCCACGGATCAGACGCCAAAAGCCCGTCCCTCGTCGATGCGCTTTCTCTGATGCCGGACCTTACCCGAGCTACCGACTGGGCCTCGACACCGCTTGGGCCCGTCGACCATTGGCCGCAGAGCCTGCGCACGGCGGTCGACATGATGCTTGGGTCCGGCCATGCCATGTGCATCGCATGGGGCAAGGACCGAACCCTGCTCTACAACGATGCCTATGTGCCGATCCTGGGGGGACGCCACCCACAGGCGATCGGCATGCCCATGGCAGAGGTCTGGCCGGACGTCTGGGGCGAGATCGAACCTTTGGTCGATCGTACATTTGCGGGCGAGACATGCACGTTCGAGGACCTGCCGCTGCTAATGACCCGCAACGGCTATGCGGAGGACACGTGGTGGTCGTTCTCCTATTCGCCGATCCATGATGAGCAGGGGCGTGTCGCGGGCCTGCTGAACGTGACGCTCGAGACAACCGGCCGGGTGCTGGTCGAGCGACAGCGTGACGCCGCGATCGCTGACCTGCGGGCCAGCGAAGCACGGTATCGGGCCATCTTCGAGAACATCGATGCCGGCTTCTGCATCAGCGAGGTCAAATTCGATGCGACCGGCGCACCGGTGGATCACCGGGTCGTCGAAGCCAATCCTGCGTTCGAGCGTCACACGGGACTGACCGACGCCGTGGGACGCTGGGCCAATGAGATCGCACCCGGCATCGAGCAGCATTGGCATGATGCCTATGGACATGTCGCCAAGACTGGTAAGCCGGTGCGGTTCGAAGGCGAGGCGAAGCCGCTCGGGCGCTGGTACGACGCCCACCTGTTTCCCGTCGCCGACGGCCGTGTCGCGATGCTCATCGCCGACACGACCGAGCGTCGCCGAACCGAGGACGCCGTCGCCCGCAACGAGGCGAAGTGGCGCACCATCTTCGAGACGCTGCGCGAGGGTTTCATCCTCGGCGAGCTTGTCCGCGACGAGACAGGCCGGGTCGTCGACTGGCGATATGATAAGGTCAACAATGCCTGGTACGACCTTGTCGGTATCGAGCGGGGTTGCGCGGTCGGACGGACGATCCGGGAGGTCTTTCCTGGCATCGAAGACGCATGGGTTTTCGAACCTGTGACTGCGGTCGAAACGGGCGAACCCGTCCGTTTCACGCGCCAGGTCGGGACGCTCGGCCGCTGGTATGACGGGGTGATGCAGCACGCCGGAGACGATCATTTCACGATCATCTTCACCGAAGTCACCGACCGTGTGCTGCGCGAACGGCGACAGGCGGCCCTGATCCGCCTCAGTGACCGTTTACTGGACGAGGAACCAACCGAGGATCTGGGCCCGTTGGCGAGTGCCGTGCTTGGGGAGACGCTGGGCGTCGAGCTCGTCGGTTATGGCGACATCGACCCCGTGGCCGAAACGATCACGGTCGAACGCGATTGGACAGCGGAACCTGCCCTCAGCCTCAGCGGAACGCTACGCCTTCGCGACTATGGCTCGTTCATCGATGATCTGAAAGCCGGAGAGACGGTTGTCGTTCGCGACTGTCGCTCCGATGCCCGTACGCGCGACCAAGCCGCTGCGATGGAGGCGCGCGGCGCGCGCGCCTTCGTCAATATTCCCATGATGCAGCAGGGCGTCTGCGTGGCGATGCTCTATGTCAGCACCGCCTCGCCCCGTGACTGGACCAGTGACGAGGTGCAGTTCGTCCGCGACGTCGCCTACCGCGTCCATGTCGCCATCGAGCAGCGGCGGGCACGGGCGCAGGAGGCGTTGCTCAACGGCGAACTGGCGCACCGGGTCAAGAACACGCTGAGCGTGGTGCAGGCGATCGCCAATGCGACGCTGGCGCGCACCGCCAGCGATGCCGCGGCTACCGAGTTCGGCAACCGGATGAAGGCGCTGGCATCGGCGCATGACGTACTGCTGGCACGATCCTGGTCCGCGGCAGGGTTCCGACAGATCGCCGAGGCAGCACTGGCGTCCTTCGACACCGCTCGCATCACCATCTCGGGACCGGAAGTCAGGATCGGCTCGCGGACCGCCATGTCGCTGTCGCTGCTGCTGCATGAGCTGTCGACGAACGCCGCCAAGCACGGTGCGCTGAGCGTGCCCGACGGCCGCGTCACGCTGAGCTGGACGATATCTCGCAGCGACGACGTCGAAATCCTCGACATGCGTTGGGCGGAACGAGGCGGTCCACCGGCGATTGAACCATCCCACCGTGGTTTCGGATCACGCATCATCCGCATGGGTCTTACCGGGTCGGGAGGCGTTAAGCTTCACTATGATACCGAGGGGCTGACAGCAGATATGAGCGCGCCGCTTCACCAGATCATCCAGGGTTAA
- the cbiB gene encoding adenosylcobinamide-phosphate synthase CbiB, with the protein MIDLTAFLALVLDAAVGWPQPLYRRIGHPVGIFARIIAALERRWNVPSRSDGQRRMAGAVTVLLLLGVAGGAGWVLQSLLVAIAGPWAWPLIAVLAWPGLAQRSLYDHVRPVADALERQDMPSARAAVGMIVGRDTAALDEAGVARAAIESLAESFCDGVVAPLFWLLVLGLPGIWAYKAINTADSMIGHREERWRAYGWAAARTDDAMNLAPARLAGLLICLCGGGGWRIVWRDASRHASPNAGWPEAAMAGALGLRLAGPIAYDGILSDKLWIGEGDRPARAEDIQRGLGIYARACLCLWLIAAGIAGGAAWAL; encoded by the coding sequence TCCTGTGGGCATCTTTGCGCGGATTATCGCCGCGCTGGAACGGCGCTGGAATGTCCCCTCGCGGTCCGATGGACAGCGGCGCATGGCCGGGGCGGTCACCGTCCTGCTCCTGCTGGGTGTGGCGGGCGGTGCGGGCTGGGTGCTGCAAAGTCTGCTCGTGGCAATCGCCGGGCCTTGGGCCTGGCCCCTGATCGCTGTGCTGGCCTGGCCGGGTCTGGCGCAGCGCAGCCTGTACGACCACGTGCGCCCCGTTGCCGATGCGCTGGAGCGGCAGGATATGCCCAGCGCGCGCGCCGCAGTCGGCATGATCGTTGGCCGTGATACGGCGGCGCTTGATGAAGCGGGTGTTGCCCGAGCGGCGATCGAGAGTCTGGCGGAAAGTTTCTGCGACGGGGTGGTCGCGCCGTTGTTCTGGCTGCTGGTGCTGGGGCTGCCCGGTATCTGGGCCTATAAGGCGATCAACACCGCCGACAGCATGATTGGGCACCGCGAGGAGCGATGGCGCGCCTATGGCTGGGCTGCGGCCCGCACCGACGATGCGATGAATCTCGCGCCAGCGCGTCTCGCGGGATTGCTGATCTGCCTGTGCGGCGGGGGTGGCTGGCGGATAGTATGGCGCGATGCGTCCAGGCACGCCTCGCCCAATGCGGGCTGGCCCGAGGCCGCGATGGCCGGGGCGCTGGGGCTGCGTCTGGCGGGGCCAATCGCTTATGACGGGATTCTTTCGGACAAGCTCTGGATTGGGGAGGGAGACCGCCCGGCCCGGGCAGAGGATATTCAGCGCGGATTGGGCATCTACGCCCGTGCATGTCTGTGCCTGTGGTTGATAGCGGCCGGAATTGCAGGAGGTGCAGCATGGGCGCTATAA
- a CDS encoding cobyric acid synthase has protein sequence MGAIMLQGTGSDVGKSVLVAGLCRALVQRGLRVLPFKPQNMSNNAAVTSDGGEIGRAQALQAIACKVEPHTDMNPVLLKPQADRTSQLIVHGRVRGTLGAGNFRQARGALLGEVLASYERLRQACDIVVVEGAGSPAEINLRAGDIANMGFARAAGVPVVLVGDIDRGGVIAAIVGTKTIIDPADAAMIQGFIINKFRGDPALFADGYAQIESLSGWRGLGVVPWLGATARLPSEDAVVLERGKMRAGGRTMIACPILPRISNFDDLDPLKLEHEVELHMVPPGQPIPAEAALIILPGSKATIADMAALRDEGWDIDILAHHRRGGLILGICGGYQMLGKSIADPDGIEGPASAASGLGLLDVESTLHAHKALRPVSGLAMDAPFQGYEMHMGQTSGPDTQRPFALLSDGRCDGAINAGGTVFGSYVHGLLADAELRRALLSRMDVEAGGVDYGFTVEAALDEIAVALEEDLDIDALVALAMAERPASVPARDSA, from the coding sequence ATGGGCGCTATAATGCTTCAGGGCACCGGCTCTGATGTGGGCAAATCCGTGCTGGTGGCGGGGCTGTGTCGCGCCTTGGTGCAGCGGGGTTTGCGGGTCTTGCCGTTCAAGCCGCAGAACATGTCGAACAATGCTGCCGTCACCAGCGATGGCGGCGAGATCGGCCGGGCGCAGGCCTTGCAAGCGATCGCCTGCAAGGTGGAGCCGCATACCGACATGAATCCGGTGCTGCTGAAACCGCAGGCGGATCGCACATCGCAACTGATAGTGCATGGCCGGGTGCGAGGCACATTGGGCGCGGGCAATTTCCGGCAGGCACGGGGCGCTTTGCTGGGCGAAGTTCTGGCCAGCTATGAGCGGCTCCGTCAGGCCTGCGACATCGTCGTGGTCGAAGGCGCAGGATCTCCTGCGGAAATCAACCTGCGCGCAGGCGACATTGCCAACATGGGATTTGCGCGCGCGGCAGGCGTGCCAGTCGTGCTGGTGGGCGATATTGATCGCGGCGGAGTAATTGCCGCCATCGTTGGCACGAAAACGATTATCGACCCGGCCGACGCGGCGATGATCCAGGGCTTCATCATCAATAAGTTCCGGGGCGATCCCGCCTTGTTCGCCGATGGCTATGCCCAGATCGAAAGCTTGTCAGGCTGGCGGGGTTTAGGTGTTGTCCCGTGGCTGGGGGCCACCGCGCGTCTGCCAAGCGAGGATGCCGTGGTACTGGAACGCGGCAAGATGCGCGCAGGGGGGCGCACCATGATCGCCTGTCCGATCCTGCCGCGCATTTCCAATTTCGATGATCTTGATCCGCTGAAGCTCGAACACGAGGTAGAACTGCACATGGTTCCGCCCGGTCAGCCGATTCCGGCAGAAGCCGCGCTCATCATCCTGCCCGGATCAAAGGCGACCATTGCCGATATGGCCGCTTTGCGCGACGAAGGCTGGGACATCGATATTCTGGCGCATCACCGGCGTGGCGGGCTGATCCTTGGGATTTGCGGTGGTTACCAAATGCTCGGCAAAAGTATCGCAGATCCCGATGGGATTGAAGGTCCGGCCAGCGCTGCCAGCGGCCTTGGCCTGCTTGATGTCGAATCAACCTTGCACGCCCACAAGGCGTTGCGCCCGGTCAGCGGGCTGGCGATGGACGCGCCTTTTCAGGGGTATGAAATGCACATGGGGCAAACCAGCGGGCCGGACACGCAGCGGCCCTTCGCCCTGCTTTCCGATGGACGCTGCGATGGCGCGATTAATGCAGGCGGAACGGTGTTTGGTTCCTATGTCCACGGCCTGCTGGCCGATGCGGAGCTGCGCCGGGCACTACTGTCGCGCATGGATGTAGAAGCCGGGGGCGTGGACTATGGCTTCACCGTCGAGGCGGCGCTTGACGAGATCGCAGTCGCGCTGGAGGAGGATCTCGATATCGACGCGCTGGTGGCGCTGGCGATGGCGGAACGCCCCGCCTCCGTCCCAGCGAGAGACAGTGCATGA
- the cobU gene encoding bifunctional adenosylcobinamide kinase/adenosylcobinamide-phosphate guanylyltransferase, whose amino-acid sequence MSSALPHLLVLGGARSGKSRFAQCRAETLTGKLVYLATAQAFDDEMRERIALHRADRGPRWSTVEAPLDLAVAITAYSTPETVVLVDCLTLWASNLMLAERDTATATEGLARSLSAARGPVILVANEVGLGIVPDNALARRFRDVAGRINQEIAAVVEEAVIMFAGLPLTLKPKG is encoded by the coding sequence ATGAGCAGTGCCTTGCCCCATTTGCTGGTGCTGGGCGGAGCTCGTTCGGGCAAAAGCCGCTTTGCCCAATGCCGGGCAGAGACCCTGACAGGTAAACTGGTCTATCTGGCGACAGCCCAGGCCTTCGATGATGAGATGCGCGAACGAATCGCGCTGCACCGCGCCGATCGCGGTCCGCGCTGGTCAACTGTCGAGGCACCGCTGGACCTGGCGGTGGCAATCACGGCATATAGCACGCCGGAAACGGTGGTGCTGGTCGATTGCCTGACGTTGTGGGCTTCGAACCTGATGCTAGCGGAACGCGATACTGCTACCGCTACGGAAGGACTGGCGCGCTCGCTTTCAGCCGCACGGGGGCCGGTCATTCTGGTCGCCAACGAAGTGGGTCTGGGCATTGTACCCGACAACGCCCTTGCCAGAAGGTTTCGCGATGTTGCGGGCCGCATCAATCAGGAAATAGCGGCAGTGGTTGAAGAGGCAGTCATAATGTTCGCCGGCCTTCCATTGACGCTGAAACCTAAAGGATGA
- a CDS encoding response regulator: protein MGQSQPIGPLPVLIVEDQPVLRIEVADMVERAGFIPVEATSVDEAISILETRTDIRIVYIDLDMPRGVKGIEIAAAIRNRWPPIEIILTAATFAKADLDLPVRAEFYSKPIHHGDVIAAMRRMAADTDRRGHDRPA from the coding sequence ATGGGTCAGTCACAACCGATCGGGCCTTTGCCTGTTCTCATCGTCGAGGATCAGCCGGTGCTCCGCATCGAGGTCGCCGATATGGTCGAACGGGCGGGTTTCATTCCCGTCGAGGCAACCAGCGTCGATGAGGCGATCAGCATCCTTGAGACCCGCACGGACATCCGGATCGTCTATATCGATCTCGACATGCCACGGGGCGTTAAGGGGATCGAGATCGCGGCTGCGATTCGCAATCGATGGCCGCCGATCGAGATCATCCTAACCGCTGCAACCTTCGCCAAGGCCGATCTCGACCTGCCGGTCCGCGCGGAGTTCTATTCCAAGCCCATCCATCATGGTGACGTGATTGCTGCCATGCGGCGAATGGCAGCCGACACCGACCGTAGAGGCCACGATCGACCGGCTTGA
- a CDS encoding hybrid sensor histidine kinase/response regulator yields the protein MDVNDQGNDGRGGDLRSLTDACDWSATSLGARANWPRSLETILDMMLSSQFAMCVGWGPELTLFYNDAYVPFLGSRHPSALGKRLSEVWAEVWDDIEPSIASAMAGTPVGHEDLPLTMTRHGHPEETWWTFAYSPLRDDQGDIAGFLNIATETTAKIVHERELAAREAELRALNSDLEAQIVARARERATTWTVTSELLSVIDLRTGCFDRVNPAWTIALGWTAQELEGSPFSDFLMPDDELASAAAFEEVRGGNPVMRFDNRYRTKDGEIRWLSWVAVPFEGKLYSSARDITGERAQTDRLALAEDSLRQAQKMEAVGQLTGGVAHDFNNLLTVIRGSVDLLRRPDLSDDRRAKYIDAIGDTADRAAKLTGQLLAFARRQSLKPETFDCGQSIADLVSMIRTLTGSRIVIDTVVPEEPCYVLADKGQFDTAIVNMSINARDAMDGEGDLTIVVGPVSGIPEIRLHPPIAGDFVAVTISDTGSGISPENVARIFEPFFTTKGVGKGTGLGLSQVIGFAKQSDGDIRVESGEHGGTTFTLYLPRVAIDGSRAAVEEDEPVAATGDGVCVLVVEDNSSVGEFATQALRELGYDTILALNADEALAELEKDSSRFHIVFSDVVMPGMSGLELAQEIRRRHPRLPVILTSGYSHVLAQNGRHGFELLHKPYSIEQLSRVFRKSITWQTRR from the coding sequence ATGGATGTAAACGATCAGGGCAATGACGGCAGGGGTGGCGATCTCCGTAGCCTGACGGACGCTTGTGACTGGTCGGCGACGTCCTTGGGCGCTCGCGCGAATTGGCCGCGCTCGCTCGAAACCATCCTCGACATGATGCTGTCGTCGCAGTTCGCCATGTGCGTCGGCTGGGGGCCGGAGCTGACGCTCTTCTACAATGACGCCTATGTGCCGTTCCTCGGTTCGCGGCACCCCTCCGCTCTGGGAAAGCGCTTGAGCGAGGTTTGGGCGGAAGTCTGGGACGACATTGAACCGTCGATCGCGTCGGCGATGGCCGGCACGCCGGTCGGGCATGAAGACCTGCCCCTCACCATGACACGGCACGGCCATCCGGAAGAAACGTGGTGGACGTTTGCCTACAGTCCGCTGCGCGATGACCAGGGCGACATCGCCGGCTTCCTCAACATCGCGACCGAGACCACCGCGAAGATCGTGCACGAGCGCGAACTGGCGGCGCGCGAGGCCGAGCTGCGGGCGCTCAACAGCGACCTCGAAGCACAGATCGTCGCGCGCGCACGCGAGCGGGCGACGACGTGGACGGTCACGTCGGAACTGCTGTCGGTGATCGATCTGCGCACGGGCTGCTTCGACCGCGTCAATCCAGCCTGGACGATCGCCCTCGGTTGGACGGCACAGGAACTGGAAGGATCGCCGTTCTCCGACTTTCTGATGCCGGACGACGAGCTTGCCAGTGCCGCGGCCTTCGAAGAGGTGCGCGGCGGCAATCCGGTGATGCGGTTCGACAATCGCTACCGCACGAAGGACGGTGAAATTCGCTGGCTGTCGTGGGTCGCCGTGCCATTCGAGGGGAAGCTATACTCCAGCGCCCGCGATATTACCGGTGAGCGCGCCCAGACGGACAGACTGGCGCTGGCGGAAGATTCATTACGCCAGGCTCAAAAAATGGAAGCGGTCGGCCAGCTCACCGGCGGCGTCGCACACGACTTCAACAACCTGCTGACCGTTATCCGTGGCTCGGTCGACCTTCTCCGGCGCCCCGACCTCAGCGATGATCGCCGTGCAAAATATATCGATGCAATCGGCGACACCGCGGACCGCGCGGCCAAACTGACGGGGCAGCTGCTCGCCTTCGCGCGAAGGCAGTCCCTCAAGCCCGAAACATTCGATTGTGGTCAGAGTATTGCTGACCTGGTGTCAATGATCCGGACGCTTACCGGCTCGCGCATCGTCATCGATACGGTCGTGCCCGAAGAACCCTGCTACGTCCTGGCCGACAAGGGGCAGTTCGACACTGCCATCGTCAACATGAGCATCAACGCGCGCGATGCGATGGACGGCGAGGGAGATCTCACCATCGTCGTCGGTCCCGTGTCGGGTATCCCGGAGATCCGGCTGCATCCGCCGATCGCCGGCGACTTTGTCGCGGTGACGATCAGCGACACCGGCAGCGGTATCTCGCCCGAGAACGTGGCGCGCATCTTCGAGCCGTTCTTCACAACCAAGGGTGTCGGCAAGGGCACGGGCCTGGGTCTTTCCCAGGTGATCGGTTTTGCCAAGCAGTCGGACGGAGACATCCGGGTCGAAAGCGGCGAGCACGGCGGCACCACCTTCACCCTCTACCTGCCGCGTGTCGCGATCGATGGCAGTCGCGCAGCAGTAGAAGAGGACGAACCTGTCGCCGCCACGGGTGACGGCGTATGCGTGCTGGTCGTCGAGGATAACAGCAGCGTCGGCGAGTTCGCGACGCAGGCGCTGCGCGAGCTGGGCTACGACACGATCCTGGCGCTCAACGCCGATGAGGCGCTGGCCGAACTGGAGAAGGATAGCAGCCGTTTCCACATCGTCTTCTCTGACGTGGTGATGCCCGGCATGTCGGGCCTTGAACTGGCGCAGGAGATCCGCCGTCGCCATCCGCGGCTGCCCGTCATCCTGACCAGCGGCTACAGCCATGTGCTCGCGCAGAACGGCAGGCACGGCTTCGAGTTGTTGCACAAGCCCTACTCCATCGAGCAGCTATCCCGCGTGTTCCGAAAGTCGATTACCTGGCAGACCAGGCGGTAG
- a CDS encoding bifunctional diguanylate cyclase/phosphodiesterase, producing the protein MFDVYFCIQNNHDLRLVAAAGLICIIAATAIVLFLRHARNAHRADRRRWLAAAGMVSGFGVWATHFTAMMGYDPGVIIGYAVVPTILSLIIAVTSITAGFAVALHSATLRARLLAGVLCGSGVAGMHYVGMSAIEMGADFRWSTVFVVASVLLAILPAPFAISIALDQRGRRSAVGAAGLIVLGILSLHFTGMAGLSLLPHRIDDPTSLLLSSPQMGLAVAIVALGILALSIMAVTSSSRLREAVDASEREFKVLVQGISDCAIYMLSAEGRVASWNAGAQRLKGYIREEAIGRELADFYSAEDRAAGLPSHGIERARTTGKFSSEGWRYRKDGSRFWAHVTIEAVHDERGIFHGFAKITRDMTVFKEHQDKLDAALSNMHQGLCLFGADERLIISNDRVGSIFGVTAEECPEGTSFEDVFRIGLEKRAGGPVPPEMLQEVLARHRAEIEKPEGGILVVPFTGGSTISIAHRPMAGGGWVTTFDDISERRRSEQRIEHMALHDGLTGLPNRVNYIDRLDTALQQADRCGGRVAVIGIDLDRFKEVNDLHGHSAGDAVLRLLAERMSAALLDGETIARFGGDEFAAFKSFTDQADVAEFVGRLEQCLTTSTEMDGFSVHLGASIGIAMFPADGSTREQVVNNADLAMYRAKSTVGRQVCYYEQGMDEAARARRTLANDLREAIVRDELSLAYQVQKAVPTEEIVGYEALLRWQHPRDGWISPAEFIPIAEESGEIVRIGEWALRHACAEAARWAEPLRVAVNLSPVQLMHVDLVQIVTSALIESGLPASRLELEITETALVADKVRALHILRQIKALGVSIAIDDFGTGYSSLDTLNSFPFDKIKIDRSFLMDSETSHQARAIIRAVLALGHSLEVPVLAEGLESEDQLRLLRAEGCDEAQGYLWGRPTRLPGTQSVIAPVIESAA; encoded by the coding sequence TTGTTCGACGTCTATTTTTGCATCCAGAACAATCATGATCTCCGTCTGGTAGCGGCCGCGGGACTGATCTGCATCATTGCAGCCACGGCGATCGTGCTGTTCCTTCGTCATGCGCGTAACGCCCATCGCGCGGATCGCCGACGGTGGCTGGCAGCGGCGGGCATGGTGAGCGGGTTCGGCGTCTGGGCAACGCACTTCACGGCCATGATGGGCTACGATCCAGGTGTCATCATCGGGTACGCCGTCGTGCCGACTATTCTCTCGCTGATCATCGCCGTGACGAGCATCACTGCGGGCTTTGCCGTCGCGCTTCATTCCGCAACGCTGCGCGCCAGGCTGCTTGCTGGCGTCCTGTGCGGGTCGGGCGTGGCCGGCATGCACTACGTCGGCATGTCCGCCATCGAAATGGGAGCGGATTTCCGATGGTCAACAGTGTTCGTGGTGGCGTCTGTATTACTGGCGATCCTTCCTGCTCCGTTTGCCATCTCCATCGCGCTCGACCAGCGTGGAAGACGCAGCGCTGTCGGTGCTGCCGGTCTCATCGTGCTCGGGATCCTCTCGCTGCATTTCACCGGCATGGCGGGGCTGTCGCTGCTCCCGCACCGGATCGACGATCCGACCAGCCTCCTTCTCTCCTCGCCGCAGATGGGCCTTGCCGTCGCCATCGTGGCACTTGGCATCCTCGCGCTCAGCATCATGGCCGTGACCTCCAGCAGCCGCCTGCGCGAAGCCGTCGATGCGAGCGAGCGCGAGTTCAAAGTGCTGGTGCAGGGTATCAGCGACTGCGCGATCTATATGCTCAGTGCGGAGGGGCGCGTCGCCTCTTGGAATGCCGGCGCGCAGCGGCTCAAAGGCTATATCCGCGAGGAGGCGATCGGCCGTGAACTAGCGGACTTCTACTCCGCCGAAGATCGCGCGGCAGGCCTCCCGTCACATGGCATCGAACGAGCCCGGACAACCGGTAAGTTCTCGAGCGAAGGATGGCGCTATCGCAAGGATGGCAGCCGTTTCTGGGCGCATGTGACCATCGAAGCAGTTCATGACGAGCGGGGCATCTTTCACGGTTTTGCGAAAATCACGCGCGACATGACGGTATTCAAGGAGCACCAGGACAAGCTCGACGCCGCGCTGTCGAACATGCACCAAGGGCTCTGCCTTTTCGGCGCGGATGAACGGCTGATCATCTCCAACGACCGGGTCGGGTCCATTTTCGGCGTCACGGCTGAGGAATGTCCTGAAGGTACGAGCTTCGAGGATGTGTTCCGCATTGGACTTGAGAAGCGGGCAGGCGGCCCGGTGCCACCCGAAATGCTGCAAGAGGTTTTAGCCAGACACCGGGCGGAGATCGAGAAGCCCGAAGGCGGGATACTAGTCGTCCCATTCACCGGGGGCAGCACGATCTCGATCGCACATCGTCCGATGGCAGGCGGCGGCTGGGTGACGACCTTTGACGACATCAGCGAGCGCCGACGCAGCGAGCAGCGGATCGAACACATGGCGCTGCATGACGGCCTGACCGGTCTGCCGAACCGCGTGAACTACATCGACCGTCTCGACACGGCACTGCAGCAGGCGGATCGATGCGGCGGTCGGGTTGCGGTGATCGGCATCGATCTCGACCGGTTCAAGGAGGTGAACGACCTACACGGCCACTCGGCCGGCGACGCCGTACTTCGGTTGCTTGCAGAGCGGATGAGCGCCGCCCTCTTGGACGGCGAGACGATCGCCCGCTTTGGCGGCGATGAGTTTGCCGCGTTCAAGTCGTTTACCGACCAGGCGGACGTGGCGGAGTTCGTCGGACGGCTCGAGCAATGCCTGACGACATCGACAGAGATGGACGGCTTCTCTGTCCACCTCGGCGCGAGCATCGGCATTGCCATGTTCCCCGCCGATGGTTCGACGCGCGAGCAGGTCGTCAACAATGCCGACCTTGCCATGTACCGCGCCAAGAGCACGGTCGGGCGCCAAGTATGCTATTATGAGCAGGGTATGGATGAGGCGGCGCGCGCTCGTCGCACCCTTGCAAATGACCTGCGCGAGGCGATTGTCCGCGACGAGCTGAGCCTCGCCTATCAGGTGCAAAAGGCGGTGCCGACGGAGGAGATCGTTGGCTACGAGGCGTTGCTGCGCTGGCAGCATCCACGCGACGGCTGGATCTCGCCGGCCGAGTTCATCCCCATCGCCGAGGAAAGCGGTGAAATTGTTCGGATCGGCGAATGGGCTCTGCGGCATGCTTGCGCCGAAGCGGCACGCTGGGCCGAACCGTTGCGCGTGGCGGTGAACCTGTCACCGGTGCAACTCATGCATGTCGATCTCGTCCAGATCGTTACCTCCGCACTGATCGAAAGCGGCTTGCCGGCAAGCCGGCTCGAACTGGAGATCACCGAGACGGCACTCGTGGCGGACAAGGTCCGCGCGCTCCATATCCTTCGGCAGATCAAGGCGCTTGGCGTCTCGATCGCCATCGACGACTTCGGCACCGGCTACTCGTCGCTCGACACGCTCAACTCCTTTCCATTCGACAAAATCAAGATCGACCGCTCCTTCCTCATGGACTCCGAGACGAGCCATCAGGCGCGCGCGATCATTCGAGCTGTGCTCGCTCTCGGCCATAGCCTCGAAGTGCCGGTGCTGGCGGAAGGCTTGGAGTCCGAGGACCAACTTCGCCTGCTACGTGCCGAGGGATGTGACGAGGCGCAGGGCTATCTGTGGGGTCGCCCGACGCGGCTTCCCGGGACACAATCGGTGATTGCCCCAGTTATTGAGAGCGCCGCGTGA